Proteins encoded by one window of Brevibacterium atlanticum:
- a CDS encoding TetR/AcrR family transcriptional regulator translates to MSVPGRGAESSLRTDARRNLERIRASAIELFRAEGFAVPLETIAAAAKVSKATIFNRFGGRVGLIDAVIDDVAAMEFKAVIEESRAIDGIRDRIRFYVTAIRDLQYRLPAVNDVLLQAYPDSEPLMDLCRVGGEFHGELVEAGRVENVLSDEFTPDDFQMITVDNSLALKFGRRPLAADYERRTRFILDGICPPARRTPVE, encoded by the coding sequence GTGAGCGTGCCAGGGCGCGGTGCTGAGTCGTCGTTGCGCACCGACGCACGTCGCAATCTCGAGCGGATCCGCGCCTCGGCGATCGAGCTCTTCCGCGCCGAAGGGTTCGCGGTGCCGCTGGAGACCATCGCGGCGGCTGCGAAGGTGAGCAAGGCGACGATCTTCAACAGATTCGGCGGGAGGGTCGGGCTGATCGACGCCGTCATCGACGACGTCGCGGCGATGGAGTTCAAGGCGGTCATCGAAGAGTCGCGGGCGATCGACGGAATCCGCGACAGGATCCGGTTCTACGTCACAGCCATCAGAGACCTCCAATACCGATTGCCGGCGGTCAACGACGTCCTGCTCCAGGCCTACCCCGACTCGGAGCCGCTGATGGATCTCTGTCGAGTGGGCGGTGAATTCCACGGTGAGCTGGTCGAGGCAGGGCGTGTCGAGAATGTGCTGTCCGACGAGTTCACTCCAGACGATTTTCAGATGATCACCGTGGATAACTCACTTGCCCTCAAATTCGGCCGACGGCCGCTCGCCGCGGACTATGAGCGGCGCACCCGGTTCATCCTCGACGGGATCTGTCCGCCCGCACGGCGCACCCCTGTTGAGTAG
- a CDS encoding GOLPH3/VPS74 family protein — protein MPTTSPTNDDLLIAEEVMLLMLPDDGKTGSALTNARYALTGALLVELAMRDLVEVREEKKTTFVRAASRSAVGYNEPTDRLLADAFTALGNAEQKVSTFVENEFPKIDEVVLDRLVDRGILARETTRSLWVFTTTQWPEKDPRPEAALRSNITDALEGRADPDERTGAIIALLSAAGVLNCLRPPLPWSKDIKKRAAEIQSSNCGSAAVSATVESVTSAVAATMAAVLVATTATTVVTT, from the coding sequence ATGCCGACAACTTCCCCCACGAACGACGATCTCCTCATCGCCGAGGAGGTCATGCTCCTCATGCTCCCCGACGACGGCAAGACAGGCTCCGCGCTCACGAACGCCCGGTACGCGCTGACTGGTGCGCTTCTCGTCGAACTCGCGATGCGCGATCTCGTCGAGGTTCGTGAAGAGAAGAAGACGACCTTTGTGCGTGCGGCCTCCCGCTCCGCAGTCGGATACAACGAACCGACAGACCGGCTGTTGGCTGACGCGTTTACCGCTCTCGGGAACGCGGAACAGAAGGTTTCGACGTTCGTCGAGAACGAATTCCCGAAGATCGACGAGGTGGTGCTCGACCGCCTCGTCGACCGTGGGATCCTCGCACGCGAGACGACGAGATCACTGTGGGTGTTCACGACCACGCAGTGGCCGGAGAAGGATCCCCGCCCCGAGGCGGCGCTGCGTTCGAACATCACCGACGCCCTCGAGGGGCGGGCCGATCCGGACGAGCGCACAGGTGCGATCATTGCTCTGCTCTCGGCGGCAGGTGTGCTCAACTGCCTCAGACCACCGCTGCCGTGGAGCAAGGACATCAAGAAGCGGGCGGCGGAGATCCAGAGCTCGAACTGCGGCTCTGCGGCGGTGTCCGCGACCGTCGAATCAGTCACCTCCGCCGTCGCCGCGACCATGGCCGCAGTACTCGTCGCGACGACCGCAACGACGGTCGTCACCACCTGA